AAGCTTTCGTGATTTATGAAAATACCGGCAAAAACCGAGACTATGGTCGTTAAGTTTGCAAATACTGCTGCCTGGCTTGCCGGCAGCTTTGCCAGCATAAAATTATGTAATATATAGGCCATAACTGATGAGAGCACCCCCAAATACACGACCGGTATTATCACATTATAATTGTTTATATCTTTTAAGTATCCCATAAGGGTATTATTGTTTATTCTCTGGATTATATCCACCACATTAAAAAATATCGCCCCAATCCACATCATCACAAATGTTATCTCAAATGGCGTAAAACTTTCCGATAATTTTCTTGATAAAACGCTGTAAGATCCCGCCGATATGACAGCCCCCAGCAAAAATACAAATCCAACAGGCCTTGAAACCCCACCTTCATATCCGTCCAATAAAACTATGACTGCGACTCCTGCTATAGATAATATTATAAATAATATCTGATAAAAATTAGTCCTTTCCTTCAAATATATCGAAGCAAATATTGTTACGACTACAGGGATCAACGCTATCATCAAACCTGATAAAGACGATGTCGTATTTTTTATTCCATAAGTTTCACATATAAAATAAA
Above is a window of Clostridiales bacterium DNA encoding:
- a CDS encoding DMT family transporter — protein: MELKKFLPYLAGVFTSLIFGFSFLFTSIGLKMVNPMDLIAYRFSTAALIMTILWAVGFIKLSYRGKNLSGVILLSLCEPVIYFICETYGIKNTTSSLSGLMIALIPVVVTIFASIYLKERTNFYQILFIILSIAGVAVIVLLDGYEGGVSRPVGFVFLLGAVISAGSYSVLSRKLSESFTPFEITFVMMWIGAIFFNVVDIIQRINNNTLMGYLKDINNYNVIIPVVYLGVLSSVMAYILHNFMLAKLPASQAAVFANLTTIVSVFAGIFINHESFYWFHILGGIMILAGVWGTNYYGRSERNIKERVRHKLNKPQFMLKNIKIKG